The Hevea brasiliensis isolate MT/VB/25A 57/8 chromosome 1, ASM3005281v1, whole genome shotgun sequence genome has a window encoding:
- the LOC110649273 gene encoding protein SAWADEE HOMEODOMAIN HOMOLOG 1, whose product MDSLSEFTLAEMVELENTYKEIGEESLNPDFCQRLATSFSFTPNRAGKPAITWKQVQSWFEDRQKESQSKVNPSPVALKLFVDLSDASISSDASETYRKSKVNRVTDLSDLTFEAKSARDHAWYDVAAFLSYRVLCTGELEARIRFAGFRNTDDEWVNVKRAVRERSIPLEPSECSRVKVGDLVLCFRERQELAVYCDAYVVGIQREPHDARDCGCVFVVRYDYDFMEESVQWQRLCRRPTQ is encoded by the exons ATGGATTCTCTCTCTGAATTCACACTTGCTGAG ATGGTGGAACTGGAGAATACATACAAGGAGATAGGAGAAGAATCATTAAATCCAGATTTTTGCCAAAGGCTTGCAACAAGCTTTAG tTTCACGCCAAATCGTGCTGGAAAGCCAGCAATAACATGGAAACAG GTGCAAAGTTGGTTTGAGGATAGACAAAAGGAATCACAGTCTAAAGTCAATCCTTCGCCTGTGGCTCTGAAACTATTTGTTGATCTTTCTGATGCAAGTATTTCAAGTGACGCATCTGAAACTTATCGAAAGTCTAAAG TTAACAGAGTCACTGATCTTTCAGACTTGACATTTGAAGCTAAATCGGCAAGAGATCATGCTTG GTATGATGTTGCTGCTTTCCTCAGCTACAGAGTTCTTTGTACTGGTGAACTA GAAGCACGTatacgatttgctggattccgtaaTACAGATGATGAGTGGGTGAATGTAAAAAGGGCAGTGCGTGAGCGATCTATTCCTTTAGAACCTTCAGAATGCAGCAGGGTGAAAGTTGGAGATCTTGTACTGTGCTTTAGG GAACGCCAAGAACTAGCAGTCTACTGTGATGCCTATGTGGTGGGAATCCAAAGGGAACCACATGACGCGAGGGACTGTGGGTGCGTCTTTGTGGTCAGATATGACTATGATTTCATGGAG GAAAGTGTTCAGTGGCAGAGGTTATGTCGCAGACCAACTCAATAA
- the LOC110649269 gene encoding casein kinase 1-like protein HD16 isoform X3 produces the protein MRGESIVKMREREREREREREREEDDDIPGLLFGLGLLLVAFSVLASSNCWVDEGLKVQVGGSPVYKLERKLGKGGFGQVYVGRRLSPIASNDRTSSGAAEVALKFEHRSSKGCNYGPPYEWQVYSFLGGSHGIPRVHYKGRQGDYYVMAMDILGPSLWDVWNNNSHTMSMEMVGCIAIEAISILEKMHSRGYVHGDVKPENFLLGSPGTPDEKKLFLVDLGLATRWRDTSTGLHVEYDQRPDVFRGTVRYASAHAHLGRTASRRDDLESLAYTLIFLLRGRLPWQGYQGENKGFLVCKKKMATSPEGLCCFCPLPFKQFVEYVVNLKFGEEPNYAKCISFFNGVVGPNPDLRPINTEGALKLILNQVGHKRGRLSMEEEEEEEEDDGQPKKKVRLGMAAAQWISVYNARRPMKQRYHYNVADARLAQHIEKGNEDGLFISSVASCQNLWALIMDAGTGYTAQVYELSPHFLHKEWIMEHWEKNYYISALAGAANGSSLVVMSKGTLYLQQSYKVSDSFPFKWINKKWKEGFYVTAMATSGSRWGVVMSRGAGFAHQVVELDFLYPSEGIHRRWDHGYRITATAATWDQAAFVLSVPRQKPPDETQETLRTSAFPSTHVKEKWAKNLYIASICYGRTVS, from the exons ATGAGAGGAGAAAGCATCGtgaagatgagagagagagagagagagagagagagagagagagagagagaggaagatgaCGACATACCTGGTTTGCTGTTCGGGCTTGGTCTGTTGCTGGTGGCTTTCTCTGTTCTTGCTTCTTCAAACTGCTGGGTAGATGAAGGACTGAAG GTTCAGGTTGGGGGGTCCCCAGTTTACAAATTGGAAAGAAAGTTGGGTAAGGGTGGCTTTGGTCAAGTGTATGTTGGTCGGCGTCTTTCTCCTATTGCTTCAAATGATAGAACCAGTTCTGGAGCTGCAGAG GTGGCCTTAAAATTTGAGCATAGAAGTAGTAAAGGATGTAACTATGGACCGCCATATGAGTGGCAAGTTTACAG CTTTCTTGGTGGGAGTCATGGAATACCACGGGTACACTACAAGGGTCGGCAAGGTGACTATTATGTCATG GCTATGGATATACTGGGGCCAAGCTTGTGGGATGTTTGGAATAATAACTCTCACAC AATGTCTATGGAAATGGTTGGTTGTATTGCCATTGAAGCAATATCAATATTGGAGAAGATGCATTCTAGAGG TTATGTCCATGGAGATGTAAAGCCGGAGAATTTTCTGCTTGGATCTCCTGGAACTCCTGATGAGAAAAAGTTATTTCTTGTTGATCTTGGATTAG CGACCAGATGGCGAGATACTTCAACTGGTCTTCATGTTGAGTATGATCAAAGGCCAGATGTTTTCAG AGGAACAGTTCGTTATGCTAGTGCACATGCCCATCTGGGGAGAACAGCTAGTAGAAGAGATGATTTAGAATCTCTTGCCTACACCCTCATTTTCCTTCTCCGAGGTCGGTTACCTTGGCAAGGATACCAG GGAGAGAACAAGGGCTTTCTTGTTTGTAAGAAAAAGATGGCAACATCCCCAGAGGGCCTCTGTTGTTTCTGTCCACTGCCTTTCAAACAGTTTGTTGAATATGTGGTGAACTTAAAGTTTGGCGAAGAACCTAATTATGCAAAATGCATTTCTTTTTTCAATGGGGTTGTTGGTCCAAATCCAGATCTCAGGCCAATTAACACGGAAGGCGCTCTAAAG CTTATACTCAATCAGGTTGGTCATAAGAGAGGCCGGTTGTctatggaggaagaagaagaagaagaagaagatgatggacAACCAAAGAAGAAGGTTCGACTGGGCATGGCAGCAGCACAATGGATTAGTGTGTACAATGCTCGTAGACCTATGAAGCAACG GTATCACTATAATGTGGCTGATGCAAGACTTGCCCAGCACATTGAAAAAGGAAATGAGGATGGCTTATTTATTAGCAGCGTAGCTTCATGTCAAAATCTTTGGGCCTTGATTATGGATGCTGGTACTGGTTACACTGCACAAGTCTATGAACTATCGCCACATTTTCTTCACAAG GAATGGATAATGGAGCACTGGGAGAAGAATTATTATATCAGTGCCTTAGCTGGAGCAGCTAATGGAAGCTCATTAGTTGTTATGTCTAAGG GTACTCTCTATTTGCAGCAGTCATATAAAGTTAGTGATTCATTTCCTTTTAAATGGATTAACAAAAAATGGAAGGAAGGTTTCTATGTTACTGCAATGGCCACCTCAGGGAGTAGATGGGGAGTTGTTATGTCTCGTGGGGCAGGGTTTGCACACCAG GTTGTTGAACTTGATTTCCTTTATCCAAGTGAAGGCATACATCGTCGGTGGGATCATGGATATCGTATTACAGCAACTGCAGCAACTTGGGACCAGGCTGCTTTTGTTCTTAGTGTGCCAAGACAGAAACCTCCAGATGAAACACAGGAGACACTTCGAACGTCTGCTTTTCCTAGTACCCATGTCAAG GAGAAGTGGGCAAAGAATTTATACATAGCATCAATTTGTTATGGACGAACAGTCTCATGA
- the LOC110649271 gene encoding 1-aminocyclopropane-1-carboxylate oxidase 5 encodes MAFSSPHTMPENPIDFRAPPPSPIASGRRSSVANDDVLTEFLEHSLRVPDLVLPDKIFPRQKIVETPPRIDFQSLHSAESDSISRILDSLERIGCFQLVNYGIPSDFTRLVLAMAAGIFRVPPEKRVAVTRSLEKPYGFEEVHGEEESELSEEFVWCRDEKLKVDMEEIHAAGYSNFSEKMETLVSDMENVAEKILQVLRENSQKKTTYGEDIMQGLDLVGSVCYLYKHKHDHRANSLGYDVIRMLIRGIDYSHALCLHICDGSSEFHVYSKKGWVSFSPDKDAIVVTVGDQTQTLSGGQYKHVLGRPIFKGEEEDAISMAFLYSPPSFTKSSSSTTPTKSEMGKTISLGQQVIVAIILTLVYHFFVYIYKEV; translated from the exons ATGGCATTTTCATCACCTCATACCATGCCTGAAAATCCCATTGATTTCCGTGCCCCGCCTCCATCTCCGATCGCCTCTGGCCGGAGATCATCCGTGGCCAATGATGATGTGCTTACTGAATTTCTTGAGCACTCACTGCGTGTGCCGGATTTAGTTTTGCCAGATAAGATCTTCCCTAGGCAAAAGATTGTTGAAACACCCCCCAGAATCGATTTCCAATCATTACATTCTGCAGAAAGTGATTCAATTTCCAGGATTTTGGATTCCCTTGAAAGGATTGGATGCTTTCAACTGGTTAATTATGGAATTCCAAGTGATTTTACAAGATTGGTGCTGGCCATGGCTGCCGGAATATTTAGGGTGCCACCAGAGAAAAGGGTGGCTGTGACAAGGTCCCTGGAAAAGCCATATGGGTTCGAGGAAGTGCATGGAGAGGAGGAAAGCGAATTGAGTGAAGAGTTCGTGTGGTGTAGAGATGAGAAGTTGAAGGTAGATATGGAGGAAATACACGCAGCTGGATATTCAAATTTCAG TGAGAAAATGGAAACTCTTGTATCTGATATGGAAAATGTAGCGGAGAAAATTCTACAAGTTCTCAGAGAAAATTCTCAGAAAAAGACAACGTATGGGGAAGATATTATGCAGGGGCTAGATCTTGTTGGATCAGTATGTTATCTTTACAAGCATAAACATGATCATAGAGCTAACTCCTTAGGATATGATGTGATCAGAATGCTGATAAGGGGAATTGATTATTCTCATGCCTTGTGCTTGCACATATGCGATGGGTCTTCAGAGTTTCATGTTTACTCCAAAAAAGGATGGGTGTCTTTCTCCCCGGATAAAGATGCAATAGTCGTCACTGTTGGAGATCAAACACAG ACTCTGAGTGGTGGGCAATACAAGCATGTGTTGGGAAGGCCAATCTTCAAAGGTGAGGAAGAGGACGCCATTTCAATGGCTTTTCTCTATTCTCCTCCAAGCTTCACCAAAAGCAGCAGCAGCACCACCCCTACCAAATCAGAAATGGGAAAGACTATTTCCCTTGGCCAACAAGTTATAGTTGCAATAATTTTGACTCTTGTATATCATTTTTTTGTTTATATTTATAAGGAAGTTTGA